From Paenibacillus graminis:
GACGTTATCAACTGGACCGAGGAGCTCGATGGCTACAAGCTGGTCATTGTCCCTTCCCTCTTTCTGTTAAATGAAGAAGCAGCACAGCGGCTGGAGCGATTCGCTGCCAGGGGCGGCACGGTCGTCCTCACCAATCGGACAGGCGTGAAGAACATGCGGAATGTCTGTGAGATGCTGCCTCTGCCGGGACTGCTGGCGGAAGCGGCGGGGGTTGTCGTTAGTGAGTATGATGCAATTGGCAACAGCGAGCATCGGATTCGAAACGCGGAGGGCCAGACATTCGCTGCGAAGCAATGGAGCGATCTGCTGGAACTGCGGGGAGCAGCACCGATTGCCTGGTATGACAACGACTTTTATGAGGGTGTACCGGCAGTTACCGTCAATAAGTTTGGTGAAGGTGAAGTGTATTATATCGGCACTTGGCCGGAGCCATCGTATTTCTATCAGCTGTTCGAAGGAATATTGAAGGAAAAGGACCTTGCGCCTAAGCTCCAGCTGCCGGAAGGTGTCGAGCTGTCGATTCGATCGAAGGGTAAGGAAAGCTTCCTGTTCCTGATCAATTTGACGAATGAGCAACAAGAGGTTGCGCTTGACGTTCCCTATCGCAGCTTGTTGACGAGCAAGAGATCGGAGCAGAAGGTGATGCTGCCAGCTATGGGAGTAGATATTCTAACTTTATAGGACAGCTGCTTACTTCATTGCAAAGAGCTGTCTCACAAGGCGGAATATCTTGAAAGACAGCTCTTTATTGCTGTTCAATAGAAGTGTCGATGGACGTATGTTAAAATGAGCGAATTTTCTATTTTAGAATCTCATCAAGCCTTCCAACGGCCATTACTGGAATGTCCAGATAATCTATAGGGACTAAATAAATCTTTCATGTAAGAAAGAGAAAGACTGATTCCAGCAGACGGAATCAGTCTTTCTCTTTATCAATTCAGCATGTGCCCCTCGAACTCCTTGCCAAGATTCAAGGAGCTTCTTGGAGCCAATCACAACAGCCACCAGTTAAACCATGAACATAATATACTATATTTTTACTTATGTTGTTTTCAGGAGTGCAGATTGCAACTACAACCCCACCGGATTAATTGATTGCTCAGTATAGCGGAAATAATCAAAATCTGCATGCTTGCCAGTACCACTTAAATCCTGAACGCAAAGACCTATAAAATTCCCTGTAAACCTTATAAAATCCCCGCCCTCATCTGATAGATGCAGAATATCCAACTTGGGACCGATGGGCGTCCATTCCCCACCATTTATGGCATAATAACAACAGGCATTCCGGCCTACGATGACGAATTTCAACTTGCAGCTCTCAGCTTGTTCAATAGAAATTTCCGAATCAGAAAACTCTTCCCACTTTCCATTCACAGTGCGGACGATTCCAAGACATTTGCCTAGGAGTTCATCACGGCTGACCCGCAAATATACATAATCTTGAGTGTCGTAGTATAATACCATTCCGGCCATCTGCTGAAAATGATCCGGCTGAAACTCCAGCATAGTCTCCGCTTCACAGTTCATCCCTTGCTGGCGCCGGGCGACAAGACTCTGACGATGTTTCGAGTTAAAAGATTCTCTACCACGTAAGCGCAAATAGCCTGGACGCTCCGTCAGAGTAAGCCATGTTTCCTCTGCAGGTAACCTTAGCGTATTCCAATGGATACCCAATTTACTGCTAATGAAATGATCGATATCCGGCTCGGCTGGAAAAGTATGCTCCGGCAAAGAAAACTCTTGAATCCTATGATTCGGAGCGTTGTCCCCACCTTTAATCCGAAGCCATCCCTCTTCATTCCACTCCATTTTTTGAATAGCTGTTTCACGGCCAAGGATGCAGAAATCATCAGCTACAGGTCTTCCGACCAAATGTACCATAGCCCATTCTCCAGCTTGAGTTTCCACTATACAGCCATGC
This genomic window contains:
- a CDS encoding glycoside hydrolase family 43 protein, coding for MIENPILTGFNPDPSIVRVDEDYYIATSTFEWFPGVQIHHSRDLKHWRLLTHVLTEESQINMVGDPDSCGIWAPCLTYDNGLFYLIYTDVKSRLGVFKDTHNYLVTSPSIEGPWSDPVYLNSSGFDPSLFHDEDGRKWLVNMLWDHRTKHNSFGGIVLQEYSVQQRKLIGERKNIFLGTPIKSTEAPHLYKRNGYYYLLTAEGGTGYEHAATMARSKSILGPYEIDPQNPILTSSKRKELYLQKAGHGCIVETQAGEWAMVHLVGRPVADDFCILGRETAIQKMEWNEEGWLRIKGGDNAPNHRIQEFSLPEHTFPAEPDIDHFISSKLGIHWNTLRLPAEETWLTLTERPGYLRLRGRESFNSKHRQSLVARRQQGMNCEAETMLEFQPDHFQQMAGMVLYYDTQDYVYLRVSRDELLGKCLGIVRTVNGKWEEFSDSEISIEQAESCKLKFVIVGRNACCYYAINGGEWTPIGPKLDILHLSDEGGDFIRFTGNFIGLCVQDLSGTGKHADFDYFRYTEQSINPVGL